The genomic region CAGTTGTGAAACGTCCTAGCACTAACACGGCTGCGCTATAGGCCCTCGCTCCGCAAGCAGGACAAGTTTGGGCACGCCCCCAAGTCCTAGTCTTATAAATTCAAGGCGGTACACTCGTGCGTTGTTGAGAACTGTCAACATTGCTGAGACAATATTCCCATTACTACTAAAAATACTTTTGGAGCCTTTGCTAATCTCTATAGCTTTTACACACCATCTTTTTATTATCTTTGGAAACTACAGCTACACCTTCAGCCAATATGAAGGTTGTCGGACCTACCTGCGCACTGAAGAGTAAGGTTGGCGGCGAGGACATGGTGCGGTGTCTCGCGGACCAGAGCCTGTCCATCTCCAAATGCAAGATCCCGCTGCTGGACGAGCAGATGACCGTCTTTCTGCAAGACATGAACAGCTGCTACAGCAAGCTGAAGGAGCTGGTACCTACTCTGCCCACCAACAAGAAGGCCAGCAAGGTGGAGATCCTCCAGCACGTCATTGACTACATCTGGGACCTGCAGGTCGAGCTGGATGAACCGGAGAAGAGTCGTCAGCAGAGCAGCGTGCCCCGCACACCTCTGACCACCCTGAATGCAGAGCTGGCAAGCATCACTGTCGAGGTAAATATCACTCTGACATGCCTTTATGAGTTTCTGTAAGAGCTACCTAGTGTCTCCCAATATCTGACCTAACTGTTGGAAGTAGCCTAAATATGAATAGTCTGTAGCCGTGCGTAAAGTTGGTTTATAACAGTGAATAGTTATGTTGCATTGAAATTAGTAGACAAGTACTTTCACAGCAAACACGGACCTAACGTTTGTAtcttctctctccagaatggaTGCTCGGATGACAGAATCATGTGCCGCTAGACTTCTCGGAGCATCGCCCCCTGTATCGTTCCAGAGCGAGCACCACGAAGAAAGAACAAGGTTACATTATGTGACATTCGATCACAAACAAATCTTGAGCCAAGTAGGGAAGTTGCAAACTCCCATGCTAGAAAATACTTTTGATGGACATTCTCAAGAAGAGGGGAACTGTCACTCAAGGCATTCGATCCATCCCGAGGTCTCTGATCTCATGGA from Oncorhynchus kisutch isolate 150728-3 linkage group LG5, Okis_V2, whole genome shotgun sequence harbors:
- the LOC109890967 gene encoding DNA-binding protein inhibitor ID-1-like; its protein translation is MKVVGPTCALKSKVGGEDMVRCLADQSLSISKCKIPLLDEQMTVFLQDMNSCYSKLKELVPTLPTNKKASKVEILQHVIDYIWDLQVELDEPEKSRQQSSVPRTPLTTLNAELASITVENGCSDDRIMCR